One window of the Ramlibacter henchirensis genome contains the following:
- a CDS encoding flotillin family protein, with protein MTGAQFGTFILGLIVVAIVAAIFVWLLHWLYLRSSKERAFVRTGLGGQKVVLDGGALVLPIVHDVIPVNMNTLRLEVARGRDKALITKDRMRVDVIAEFYVRVAAQADAVAAAAQTLGQRTLAPEQLKELIEGKFVDALRTAAAEMTMEELHEKRGTFIRRVRESVAGDLTTNGLELESASLTQLDQTAMEFFNPSNAFDAEGLTRLTEQIEIRKKQRNDVEQDTLIAIRNKNLEAEKLSLDIDRESEYARLQQEREVEIARARQRAELATERAQREQDAESAQITARQAIDAARIRSEQSVEQERISKERTLQSAEIERRKELELAEQQRAIAVAMESKAQSEAQAAADQARAAAVAAEEKVFTAREVEAAERRKAIELIGAAQAAEREALRLTHAAAAEKAASADRGAAIRAQAEADADAEKIKAMASRVRAEIEAEAARMMNEAHNVLSPEARASALRLKLVEKAEAIIRESVRPMERIEGIKILQVDGLGGGGNGRVNGEGGGSFADNVVNSALRFRAQAPIVDQLLREIGLEGADIHRLVGGAAGGPAALPPGEPDKD; from the coding sequence ATGACCGGCGCCCAATTTGGCACCTTCATCCTCGGATTGATCGTGGTGGCCATCGTCGCGGCCATCTTCGTGTGGCTGCTGCACTGGCTGTACCTGCGCAGCAGCAAGGAACGGGCGTTCGTGCGCACCGGTCTCGGCGGGCAGAAGGTCGTGCTCGACGGCGGCGCCCTGGTGCTGCCCATCGTGCACGATGTCATCCCGGTGAACATGAACACGTTGCGGCTCGAAGTCGCCCGCGGCCGCGACAAGGCTCTGATCACCAAGGACCGCATGCGGGTCGACGTGATCGCGGAGTTCTACGTGCGGGTGGCGGCGCAGGCCGACGCGGTGGCGGCCGCGGCGCAGACGCTGGGCCAGCGGACGCTGGCGCCCGAGCAGCTCAAGGAACTGATCGAGGGCAAGTTCGTCGACGCGCTGCGCACGGCCGCCGCCGAGATGACGATGGAGGAACTGCACGAGAAGCGCGGCACCTTCATCCGCCGCGTGCGCGAGTCCGTCGCCGGCGACCTGACGACCAACGGCCTGGAACTGGAATCCGCTTCCCTTACACAGCTGGACCAGACCGCGATGGAGTTCTTCAATCCGAGCAACGCATTCGACGCCGAAGGTTTGACGCGGCTGACCGAGCAGATCGAGATCCGCAAGAAGCAGCGCAACGACGTCGAGCAGGACACGCTGATCGCCATCCGCAACAAGAACCTGGAAGCCGAGAAGCTGTCGCTGGACATCGACCGCGAGTCGGAGTACGCGCGCCTGCAGCAGGAGCGCGAGGTGGAGATCGCCCGCGCCCGCCAGCGCGCCGAGCTGGCCACCGAGCGCGCGCAGCGCGAGCAGGATGCGGAGAGCGCGCAGATCACGGCGCGCCAGGCCATCGACGCCGCGCGCATCCGCTCCGAGCAGTCGGTGGAGCAGGAGCGCATTTCCAAGGAGCGGACGCTGCAGTCGGCCGAGATCGAGCGCCGCAAGGAGCTGGAGCTGGCCGAGCAGCAGCGCGCCATCGCGGTCGCGATGGAGAGCAAGGCGCAGAGCGAGGCACAAGCGGCCGCCGACCAGGCTCGTGCGGCTGCCGTGGCCGCCGAGGAGAAGGTGTTCACCGCGCGCGAAGTGGAAGCCGCCGAGCGCCGCAAGGCCATCGAGCTGATCGGCGCCGCGCAGGCTGCCGAGCGCGAGGCGCTGCGCCTGACGCACGCCGCGGCGGCCGAGAAAGCCGCCAGCGCGGACCGCGGCGCCGCCATCCGCGCGCAAGCCGAAGCCGATGCGGACGCCGAGAAGATCAAGGCGATGGCGTCCCGCGTGCGCGCCGAGATCGAAGCCGAGGCGGCGCGCATGATGAACGAGGCGCACAACGTGCTCTCGCCCGAGGCGCGAGCCTCCGCGCTGCGGCTCAAGCTGGTGGAGAAGGCCGAGGCCATCATCCGCGAGTCGGTGCGGCCGATGGAGCGCATCGAAGGCATCAAGATCCTGCAGGTCGACGGCCTGGGCGGTGGCGGCAACGGCCGCGTCAACGGCGAAGGCGGTGGCAGCTTCGCCGACAACGTGGTGAATTCCGCGCTGCGCTTCCGGGCGCAGGCGCCCATCGTCGACCAGCTGCTGCGCGAGATCGGCCTCGAAGGCGCGGACATCCACCGGCTGGTGGGCGGCGCGGCAGGCGGTCCGGCCGCGCTGCCGCCGGGCGAGCCCGACAAGGACTGA
- a CDS encoding phosphoenolpyruvate hydrolase family protein, translated as MPRIHRKDILDRLRRKVAQGRPIVGGGAGTGLSAKCEEAGGIDLIVIYNSGRYRMAGRGSLAGILAYGNANEIVCEMAREVLPVVRNTPVLAGVNGTDPFLIPDEFLQRLIRLGFSGVQNFPTVGLIDGTFRANLEETGMGYGLEVEMIARAHALDLLTTPYVFDEKQATDMARAGADIVVCHMGLTTGGSIGAGTALKLSDCVEPINAWAAAARAANPDVLVLCHGGPIATPQDAQDILRRCRGIHGFYGASSMERLPTEVALTDATRQFMNIRINDHA; from the coding sequence ATGCCCCGCATCCACCGCAAGGACATCCTCGACCGCCTGCGCCGCAAGGTGGCGCAAGGGCGGCCCATCGTCGGCGGCGGTGCCGGCACGGGGCTGTCGGCCAAATGCGAGGAGGCCGGCGGCATCGACCTGATCGTGATCTACAACTCGGGCCGCTACCGCATGGCCGGCCGCGGGTCCCTGGCCGGCATCCTGGCCTACGGCAATGCCAACGAGATCGTGTGCGAGATGGCGCGCGAGGTGCTGCCCGTGGTGCGCAACACGCCGGTGCTCGCGGGCGTCAACGGCACCGATCCCTTCCTGATCCCGGATGAATTCCTGCAGCGCCTGATCCGCCTGGGCTTCTCCGGCGTGCAGAACTTCCCGACGGTGGGCTTGATCGACGGCACCTTCCGCGCCAACCTGGAAGAAACCGGGATGGGCTACGGCCTCGAAGTCGAGATGATCGCCCGCGCGCATGCGCTGGACCTGCTGACCACGCCTTATGTGTTCGACGAGAAGCAGGCCACCGACATGGCCCGCGCCGGCGCGGACATCGTGGTCTGCCACATGGGCCTGACCACCGGCGGCAGCATCGGCGCGGGCACGGCGCTGAAGCTGTCCGACTGCGTGGAGCCGATCAACGCCTGGGCGGCCGCGGCGCGTGCCGCCAATCCGGACGTGCTCGTGCTCTGCCACGGCGGCCCGATCGCGACGCCGCAGGACGCCCAGGACATCCTGCGCCGCTGCCGCGGCATCCACGGCTTCTACGGCGCCAGCTCGATGGAGCGGCTGCCGACCGAGGTGGCCCTCACCGACGCCACGCGGCAGTTCATGAACATCCGCATCAATGACCACGCCTGA
- a CDS encoding Tm-1-like ATP-binding domain-containing protein, which translates to MAGTFDTKGRELSYLRQCLEKLGLRVVTVDLSTSGKPSPASVHPREVARHHPQGEGAVFTKDRGSSVTAMALAFERFIVTRRDVGGLISAGGSGGTALATAAMRALPVGLPKVMVSTMASGDTRAYVGPSDICMMYSVTDVQGINRISHKVLANAAHALAGMIAHPTGEMEARPALGLTMFGVTTPCVQAVTRRLGDQYDCLVFHATGTGGQSMEKLADSGLLAGVIDVSTTEIADEIGGGVLSAGPTRLDVFASRDLPYVGSCGALDMINFGAWDSVPERFRGRRLYRHNPSITLMRTTADECRAIGEFIARKLNAMRGPVRFLIPEAGVSAIDRPGQPFHDPDADRALFTAIETNFRAGPNRRLLRLPLHINDDAFADALVAAWQEVCAPQPAARAAR; encoded by the coding sequence GTGGCCGGCACCTTCGACACCAAGGGCCGGGAGCTCTCCTATCTGCGCCAATGCCTGGAGAAGCTCGGCCTGCGCGTGGTCACCGTGGACCTGTCCACCTCCGGCAAGCCGTCGCCCGCCAGCGTGCATCCGCGTGAGGTGGCGCGCCACCATCCGCAGGGCGAGGGCGCCGTCTTCACGAAGGACAGGGGCAGTTCCGTCACCGCGATGGCGCTCGCCTTCGAACGGTTCATCGTGACCCGCCGCGACGTGGGCGGCCTGATCTCCGCGGGGGGCTCCGGCGGCACCGCGCTGGCGACCGCGGCGATGCGCGCGCTGCCCGTCGGCCTGCCGAAGGTGATGGTCTCCACGATGGCTTCGGGCGACACGCGCGCCTACGTCGGCCCGAGCGACATCTGCATGATGTATTCGGTCACCGACGTGCAGGGCATCAACCGCATCAGCCACAAGGTGCTGGCCAATGCGGCGCACGCGCTGGCCGGGATGATCGCGCACCCGACCGGCGAGATGGAAGCCAGGCCCGCGCTGGGCCTCACGATGTTCGGTGTCACCACGCCCTGCGTGCAGGCCGTGACGCGACGCCTCGGCGACCAGTACGACTGCCTGGTGTTCCATGCCACGGGCACGGGCGGACAGTCGATGGAGAAGCTGGCCGACTCCGGCCTGCTGGCGGGCGTGATCGACGTCTCCACCACCGAGATCGCCGACGAGATCGGCGGCGGCGTGTTGTCCGCAGGGCCGACGCGCCTGGACGTTTTCGCGAGCCGCGACCTGCCGTACGTGGGGTCTTGCGGTGCGCTGGACATGATCAATTTCGGCGCCTGGGACTCGGTGCCCGAGCGATTCCGCGGGCGGCGGCTGTACCGGCACAACCCGTCCATCACGCTGATGCGCACCACGGCGGACGAATGCCGGGCCATCGGCGAGTTCATCGCGCGCAAGCTCAATGCGATGCGCGGTCCGGTGAGATTCCTGATCCCGGAGGCCGGCGTCTCGGCCATCGACCGTCCGGGCCAGCCCTTCCACGATCCCGATGCCGATCGCGCGCTGTTCACAGCGATCGAGACGAACTTCCGCGCGGGCCCGAACCGCCGCCTGCTGCGGCTGCCGCTTCACATCAACGACGACGCGTTCGCCGACGCGCTGGTGGCTGCCTGGCAGGAGGTCTGCGCGCCGCAACCCGCGGCGAGGGCGGCCCGCTGA
- a CDS encoding ABC transporter ATP-binding protein: MASISTLRPPARAHTVGAPAGPARPLASSDALVLEGVTRSFGALRAVDDVSLVVAAGEKRAILGANGAGKTTLFNAITGDFPPTAGTIRFFGEDVTELSPFERIRKGLRRTYQSSLLFRDLSVRDNLFLAVRGVSNNRYSFLRPSARHASRAATQDLLERVRLAHIADEPVSSLAHGQQRQLEIGMALAGAPRLILFDEPAAGLSPAERRELVLLLTSMPAHMSFVLIEHDLDIALRVVEKVTVMHNGRVLKHGTPSEIENDAQVQAIYMGGKH; this comes from the coding sequence ATGGCTTCCATCAGCACACTTCGTCCGCCCGCCCGCGCGCACACCGTGGGTGCGCCCGCCGGACCCGCGCGGCCGCTGGCTTCCAGCGACGCGCTGGTGCTCGAGGGCGTCACCCGCAGCTTCGGCGCGCTGCGGGCGGTGGACGACGTGTCGCTGGTGGTGGCCGCCGGCGAGAAGCGCGCCATCCTGGGCGCCAACGGAGCCGGCAAGACCACGCTGTTCAACGCGATCACCGGAGACTTTCCGCCGACCGCGGGGACGATCCGGTTCTTCGGCGAGGACGTCACCGAGCTGTCGCCCTTCGAGCGCATCCGCAAGGGGCTGCGGCGCACCTACCAGTCCTCGCTTCTGTTCCGCGACCTTTCGGTGCGGGACAACCTCTTCCTGGCTGTCCGGGGCGTGTCGAACAACCGGTACAGCTTCCTTCGTCCGTCGGCGCGCCATGCGTCGCGCGCGGCCACGCAGGACCTGCTGGAGCGCGTGCGCCTGGCCCACATCGCCGACGAGCCCGTGTCCAGCCTGGCCCACGGCCAGCAGCGGCAGCTGGAGATCGGCATGGCCCTGGCCGGCGCGCCGCGGCTGATCCTATTCGACGAACCCGCGGCCGGCCTGTCGCCCGCCGAGCGGCGCGAGCTGGTGCTGCTGCTCACGTCGATGCCCGCCCACATGAGTTTCGTGCTGATCGAGCACGACCTGGACATCGCGCTGCGGGTGGTCGAGAAGGTCACCGTCATGCACAACGGCCGCGTGCTCAAGCACGGCACCCCGAGCGAGATCGAGAACGACGCGCAGGTGCAGGCGATCTACATGGGAGGCAAACACTGA
- a CDS encoding ABC transporter substrate-binding protein, whose protein sequence is MKLDKRFVLKSLAGAAMAAALSTGWAQSGQPVKIGLLATLEGPFAAGGADGMRGAELAVKQRNGTVAGRPVQIIKASSDAKPDVAVNAARKLVEQDKVDILVGPLSGGEGIAIKDYSKTQPQVTFINGGSGAQATTLDNPSPNFFRFNTEGAQWMVGLGDAALKKGYKRVMVIAEDYAFPYSQVQGFMTEFCKGGGKVPVKAWVPLGGKDYSSVIARIPKDVDALLLVLGGADAVNFLNQYESAGGDKPLLGGSITVSQDVLNYRGKKRDSLVGTLSAGPLADAYDGKEWKAFVEDYKKNYPVSAGGYPSPSLFAYVYYVNMKAALDGLEAVKGDLGNNHAKYREALAKMTLKTPNGDVKLDENRQAIGTTFVTEVVKDAQGNLHNKVLRKVDNVNQLLGMNKADFKIGSRDVPNCP, encoded by the coding sequence GTGAAACTGGACAAGCGATTCGTGTTGAAGTCTTTGGCGGGTGCCGCGATGGCCGCCGCCCTGTCCACCGGCTGGGCGCAGTCGGGGCAGCCCGTGAAGATCGGCCTGCTGGCCACGCTGGAAGGGCCGTTCGCGGCCGGCGGCGCGGACGGCATGCGAGGCGCGGAGCTCGCGGTCAAGCAGCGCAACGGCACCGTGGCCGGGCGCCCGGTCCAGATCATCAAGGCGTCGTCGGACGCCAAGCCGGACGTCGCGGTCAACGCCGCGCGCAAGCTGGTGGAGCAGGACAAGGTCGACATCCTGGTCGGCCCGCTGTCGGGCGGCGAGGGCATCGCGATCAAGGACTACTCCAAGACCCAGCCGCAGGTGACGTTCATCAACGGCGGCTCGGGCGCGCAGGCCACGACGCTGGACAACCCGAGTCCCAACTTCTTCCGCTTCAACACCGAGGGCGCGCAGTGGATGGTGGGCCTGGGCGACGCGGCGCTGAAGAAGGGCTACAAGCGCGTGATGGTGATCGCCGAGGACTACGCCTTCCCGTACTCGCAGGTGCAGGGCTTCATGACCGAGTTCTGCAAGGGCGGCGGCAAGGTGCCGGTCAAGGCCTGGGTGCCGCTGGGCGGCAAGGACTATTCCTCCGTCATCGCCCGCATCCCGAAGGACGTGGATGCGCTGCTGCTGGTGCTGGGCGGCGCCGATGCCGTGAACTTCCTGAATCAGTACGAGTCCGCGGGCGGCGACAAGCCCCTGCTGGGCGGATCCATCACGGTGAGCCAGGACGTGCTGAACTACCGCGGCAAGAAGCGCGACTCGCTGGTGGGCACGCTGTCGGCCGGCCCGCTGGCCGACGCGTATGACGGCAAGGAGTGGAAGGCGTTCGTCGAGGACTACAAGAAGAACTACCCGGTGTCCGCCGGCGGCTATCCCAGCCCCTCGCTGTTCGCGTACGTCTACTACGTGAACATGAAGGCGGCGCTGGACGGCCTGGAGGCGGTCAAGGGCGACTTGGGGAACAACCACGCGAAGTACCGCGAGGCCCTGGCCAAGATGACGCTCAAGACGCCCAACGGCGACGTCAAGCTCGACGAGAACCGCCAGGCGATCGGCACCACCTTCGTCACCGAGGTGGTGAAGGACGCCCAGGGCAACCTGCACAACAAGGTGCTGCGCAAGGTCGACAACGTCAACCAGCTGCTGGGCATGAACAAGGCCGACTTCAAGATCGGCTCTCGCGACGTGCCCAACTGCCCGTAA
- a CDS encoding branched-chain amino acid ABC transporter permease: protein MSAAQWRKAMNSAATGSAGRLPSTETGRPAPAPAIPVEPDPYADSDAPRWLKFLWRHVSTRHVLTLLGLLVFPFVVSPFVTFQIGAQTLVLGLVALSLTLLAGYGGMVSLAQMTIAGIAGYTVAILGSSGTALSLGWHWSVVVVFALAIGTVASVVVGWLSVRTEGIYTIMITLAMGVAFYYLALQNYTVFNGFQGFQRVFPPTVLDIDWRQPLAFYFLSLAFAMAGYFFVKYLIRAPFGIALQGIRDNPRRMNALGYNVTAHRVAAYAVSGFIAAVAGVLLVWYNGLITPGSVGTSWLINILVIAVLGGMKHPIGPFLGALVFVLLQTFAVDVIDRERFNLVIGGAFLAIVLFSPDGLLGLWSHLSGRLRRARDVSSPVR from the coding sequence ATGAGCGCGGCGCAGTGGCGCAAGGCCATGAACTCCGCGGCGACCGGCAGCGCCGGCCGCCTGCCGTCGACGGAAACGGGGCGTCCGGCGCCTGCGCCTGCAATTCCGGTCGAGCCTGACCCGTATGCGGACAGCGATGCGCCGCGCTGGCTGAAGTTCCTGTGGCGCCACGTCTCCACGCGCCATGTGCTCACGTTGCTGGGACTGCTGGTGTTCCCGTTCGTCGTCTCGCCCTTCGTGACCTTCCAGATCGGCGCGCAGACGCTGGTCCTCGGGCTGGTGGCGCTGTCGCTGACGCTGCTGGCCGGCTACGGCGGCATGGTGTCGCTGGCGCAGATGACCATCGCGGGGATCGCGGGCTACACGGTCGCGATCCTCGGCAGCAGCGGCACGGCGCTCAGCCTGGGCTGGCACTGGTCGGTCGTGGTGGTGTTCGCGCTGGCCATCGGCACCGTCGCGTCGGTCGTGGTGGGCTGGCTGTCGGTGCGCACCGAGGGCATCTACACCATCATGATCACGCTGGCGATGGGCGTGGCCTTCTACTACCTGGCGCTGCAGAACTACACGGTCTTCAACGGCTTCCAGGGCTTCCAGCGGGTGTTCCCGCCGACGGTGCTGGACATCGACTGGCGCCAGCCGCTGGCCTTCTACTTCCTGTCGCTCGCGTTCGCGATGGCCGGCTACTTCTTCGTGAAGTACCTGATCCGCGCGCCCTTCGGCATCGCGCTGCAGGGCATCCGCGACAACCCGCGGCGCATGAATGCGCTGGGCTACAACGTGACCGCGCACCGCGTGGCCGCCTATGCCGTCTCCGGCTTCATCGCCGCCGTCGCCGGCGTGCTGCTGGTCTGGTACAACGGGCTGATCACTCCCGGATCGGTCGGCACCTCGTGGCTGATCAACATCCTGGTGATCGCCGTGCTCGGCGGCATGAAGCATCCCATCGGGCCGTTCCTGGGCGCGCTGGTGTTCGTGCTGCTGCAGACGTTCGCCGTCGACGTGATCGACCGCGAGCGCTTCAACCTGGTCATCGGCGGCGCCTTCCTCGCCATCGTCCTGTTTTCCCCCGACGGCCTGCTCGGGCTGTGGTCGCACCTCTCGGGGCGGCTGCGGCGCGCGCGGGACGTTTCCTCACCGGTGCGCTAG
- a CDS encoding branched-chain amino acid ABC transporter permease codes for MTMTAARRRQWLAWVLIGGPLAIFAIWGLVDNARLFLVTLLNGLTLGALYFIVASGFTLVFGLMRNVNLAHGSLYLVGGYIGFIVAERTGFWILAVAAGFAAAALAGLLLQVLVLRHMQGQDLRQTMVTIGLSVVVADLLIWIFTAQVHQMEAPSLLQGPIRGIPIINAYSAYRLALLGMGIGIGFGLWWLLNRTRVGMMIRAGVDDRAMLSAAGVNVNLVFAITFALGAGLAGLGGVIGAVELSMVPGEDTRLLLASLIVVIVGGMGSVTGAGIGAAILGLAETYGLAYAPTYSVVFTFLILILVLAFRPRGILGKAA; via the coding sequence ATGACGATGACGGCCGCCCGCCGCCGGCAGTGGCTCGCGTGGGTCCTCATCGGGGGCCCTCTGGCCATCTTCGCCATCTGGGGCCTGGTGGACAACGCGCGCCTGTTCCTGGTCACGCTGCTCAATGGGCTGACGCTGGGCGCGCTCTATTTCATCGTGGCCAGCGGCTTCACCCTGGTGTTCGGCTTGATGCGCAACGTGAACCTGGCGCATGGCTCGCTGTACCTGGTGGGCGGCTACATCGGCTTCATCGTCGCCGAGCGCACCGGCTTCTGGATCCTCGCGGTGGCCGCGGGATTCGCTGCCGCGGCGCTGGCGGGGCTGTTGCTGCAGGTGCTGGTGCTGCGCCACATGCAGGGCCAGGACCTGCGCCAGACGATGGTGACGATCGGGCTTTCCGTCGTCGTGGCCGACCTGCTGATCTGGATATTCACCGCGCAGGTCCACCAGATGGAGGCGCCGTCGTTGCTGCAGGGCCCGATCCGCGGCATCCCCATCATCAACGCCTACTCGGCGTACCGGCTCGCGCTGCTCGGCATGGGCATCGGCATCGGCTTCGGCCTGTGGTGGCTGCTGAACCGCACGCGCGTGGGAATGATGATCCGCGCCGGCGTCGATGACCGGGCGATGCTGTCGGCGGCCGGCGTCAACGTGAACCTGGTGTTCGCCATCACCTTCGCGCTGGGCGCCGGGCTGGCGGGACTGGGCGGCGTGATCGGCGCGGTGGAACTGTCGATGGTGCCGGGCGAGGACACGCGGCTGCTGCTCGCATCGCTGATCGTCGTGATCGTCGGCGGCATGGGCAGCGTGACGGGTGCCGGCATCGGCGCGGCGATCCTCGGACTTGCCGAGACGTACGGCCTGGCCTACGCGCCGACCTACAGCGTGGTCTTCACCTTCCTGATCCTGATCCTCGTGCTGGCCTTCCGGCCGCGCGGCATCCTGGGGAAAGCCGCATGA
- a CDS encoding metal-dependent hydrolase family protein codes for MATTLFTNVRVLDGSGTQPWLGSVLVEGNRIRQVGRSPTSVGPAGATVIDGAGATLMPGMCEAHTHFSWNDAATLAGIQTMPLEEHVLWCAKVARRYLEAGFTSCVGAACAKPRLDVVIRNAINSGQIPGPRYLAASQEITVPGGLGDETLPHLPFPEFSFGVNVNGAEDMRKVVRMFLKYGVDSIKLNLSGDNFTPDSPAETTWMTDAEVAAAMEEVKLRGKRCSVHARSAASVKQALRHGCEVIYHASFTDEEALDMLEAARDRVFVAPGIGILYAMLNEAEPYGITRAKATQMGYQVEWDAAIESLKAMHRRGVRILFGGDYGFAFTPHGQNARDLEFFVRHLGFTPMEAIRCATQYGGQIMMRGHELGVIKDGFLADLLLVDGDPLANIAILRDPKRILAVMKDGTFYKQPEMAAEPFRRAA; via the coding sequence ATGGCCACCACTCTCTTCACCAACGTCCGCGTCCTCGACGGCAGCGGCACGCAACCCTGGCTGGGCAGCGTGCTGGTCGAGGGCAACCGCATCCGCCAGGTCGGCCGCTCGCCCACCAGCGTCGGCCCGGCCGGCGCCACCGTGATCGACGGCGCCGGCGCCACGCTGATGCCCGGCATGTGCGAGGCCCACACGCACTTCTCCTGGAACGATGCGGCCACGCTGGCCGGCATCCAGACCATGCCGCTGGAGGAGCACGTGCTGTGGTGCGCCAAGGTGGCCAGGCGCTACCTGGAGGCGGGCTTCACGTCCTGCGTGGGCGCGGCCTGCGCCAAGCCGCGGCTCGACGTGGTGATCCGCAACGCCATCAACAGCGGCCAGATCCCCGGCCCGCGCTACCTGGCCGCGAGCCAGGAGATCACGGTGCCGGGTGGGCTGGGCGACGAGACGCTGCCGCACCTGCCGTTCCCGGAGTTCAGCTTCGGCGTCAACGTCAACGGGGCAGAAGACATGCGCAAGGTCGTGCGCATGTTCCTGAAGTACGGCGTCGACTCGATCAAGCTCAATCTCTCGGGAGACAACTTCACGCCCGATTCGCCCGCCGAGACCACCTGGATGACCGACGCGGAGGTCGCCGCGGCGATGGAGGAGGTCAAGCTGCGGGGCAAGCGCTGCTCGGTGCACGCGCGGTCGGCGGCTTCCGTCAAGCAGGCGCTGCGCCATGGCTGCGAGGTGATCTACCACGCCAGCTTCACCGACGAGGAAGCGCTGGACATGCTGGAGGCGGCGCGGGACCGCGTGTTCGTCGCTCCCGGCATCGGCATCCTCTATGCGATGCTGAACGAGGCCGAGCCCTACGGCATCACGCGGGCCAAGGCCACGCAGATGGGCTACCAGGTCGAGTGGGATGCCGCGATCGAGTCGCTGAAGGCCATGCACCGCCGCGGCGTGCGCATCCTCTTCGGCGGCGATTACGGTTTCGCGTTCACGCCGCACGGCCAGAACGCGCGCGACCTCGAGTTCTTCGTGCGCCACCTGGGCTTCACGCCGATGGAAGCGATCCGCTGCGCGACGCAGTACGGCGGCCAGATCATGATGCGCGGCCACGAGCTGGGCGTCATCAAGGACGGCTTCCTCGCCGACCTGCTGCTGGTCGACGGCGACCCGCTGGCCAACATCGCCATCCTGCGTGACCCGAAGCGCATCCTGGCCGTGATGAAGGACGGCACCTTCTACAAGCAGCCGGAGATGGCGGCCGAGCCGTTCCGGAGGGCCGCATGA
- a CDS encoding metal-dependent hydrolase family protein — MADVLITNARIFDGTGEQPFTGDVLVQGNRIARVQRTGWGARPMPTIGVPVMDAAGAFLMPGMVEAHTHFSWNDQPSLDSIQRMPPEEHILWCAQVAKTYLDMGWTSCVGAATAKPRLDVVIRNAINDGTIIGPRYMAASQEITVPGGLGDTTQPHLPQPEFAFGAVVSGAEEMRRCVRMFAKYGVDTLKINLSGESITGMPSSMSQFTEEEVRTCVEEAKVWGKRVAAHARSTHSIKQCVRLGIEVIYHASFADEEALDLLEQHKREHFIAPGLAWLINTCHNASEYGITPEVARKMGYFEELEAAIETMRELRRRDVRILPGGDYGFAWTPHGTNAKDLEYFVKYLGMSTMEALLSATAWGGPMMKMRDQLGKVQDGWLADLLLVDGDPLADITVLQDKSRILAVMKDGEFHRAPPMRANARTATRWAA; from the coding sequence ATGGCCGACGTGCTGATCACCAACGCCCGCATCTTCGACGGCACCGGCGAGCAGCCCTTCACGGGCGACGTGCTGGTGCAGGGCAACCGCATCGCGCGCGTGCAGCGCACCGGCTGGGGCGCGCGCCCGATGCCCACCATCGGCGTGCCGGTGATGGATGCGGCCGGCGCCTTCCTCATGCCCGGCATGGTGGAAGCCCACACGCATTTCTCGTGGAATGACCAGCCCAGCCTGGATTCGATCCAGCGCATGCCGCCGGAGGAGCACATCCTCTGGTGCGCGCAGGTGGCCAAGACCTACCTCGACATGGGCTGGACGTCCTGCGTGGGCGCGGCCACGGCCAAGCCGCGCCTGGACGTGGTGATCCGCAACGCGATCAACGACGGCACCATCATCGGCCCGCGCTACATGGCGGCGAGCCAGGAGATCACGGTGCCGGGCGGGCTGGGCGACACCACGCAGCCGCACCTGCCGCAGCCGGAATTCGCCTTCGGCGCCGTCGTCAGCGGCGCCGAGGAGATGCGCCGCTGCGTGCGCATGTTCGCCAAGTACGGCGTGGACACGCTCAAGATCAACCTGTCGGGCGAGTCCATCACGGGCATGCCCAGCAGCATGTCGCAGTTCACCGAGGAGGAAGTGCGCACCTGCGTCGAGGAGGCGAAGGTGTGGGGCAAGCGGGTGGCGGCGCACGCGCGCTCCACGCATTCGATCAAGCAGTGCGTGCGCCTGGGCATCGAGGTGATCTACCACGCCAGCTTCGCCGACGAAGAGGCGCTGGACCTGCTGGAGCAGCACAAGCGCGAGCACTTCATCGCGCCCGGACTGGCCTGGCTGATCAACACCTGCCACAACGCGAGCGAATACGGCATCACACCCGAGGTCGCGCGCAAGATGGGCTACTTCGAGGAACTCGAAGCGGCCATCGAGACCATGAGGGAGCTGCGCCGGCGCGACGTGCGCATCCTGCCGGGCGGCGACTATGGCTTCGCGTGGACGCCGCACGGCACCAACGCCAAGGACCTGGAGTACTTCGTCAAGTACCTGGGCATGTCCACGATGGAGGCGCTGCTGTCGGCCACCGCCTGGGGCGGGCCGATGATGAAGATGCGCGACCAGCTCGGAAAGGTGCAGGACGGCTGGCTGGCCGACCTGCTGCTGGTCGACGGCGATCCGCTCGCCGACATCACCGTCCTGCAGGACAAGTCGCGCATCCTGGCCGTGATGAAGGACGGCGAATTCCACCGCGCGCCGCCGATGCGCGCCAATGCCCGCACCGCCACGCGGTGGGCGGCCTGA